The Candidatus Hydrogenedentota bacterium sequence TTTTGGGGCGGGGCCGGTGTAGAGATTGAACGTGCCCCCGGCATGACCGTTCACGGGAAGCCTCGCTCCGTTGGACACGCCGGCGGGCACCGTGTCGTGAAACGCCTGGATGTGACGGCGGGGAAGACGGGCGCAGACATCGGGTCCGAGGCCTTGTTCGAGAAGAATGCGATAGTCGCTCGTACTTACCGGTATGGTGCCTGAGTCCATGAAGTTGAACAGATAGATCTGGTTCGCCCCGCGATGCCACGAGGCGGCCGCAAAACCCCGGCAGGATTCAAGGGTGTTGGCCACCGCGCCGCCGCCGGGGTAACCCCGCACGTTGAACTCGAGTCCGGGCGCGATAATCACGCGCGCGGCCGCATCACCCATTCGTTCACGCCACAACTCGACGGGTATGTCGAAATCGGAGGAGGTCCAGAACGGCGTAGGCACGAGCATGTCGACAAGCCCCTCTTTTGCCCAGGTGATGCCGTCCATGCCAAGGCCCGCCGCGGCGTCCGGATGCGCAGGCACGCGCGCGCCGAGCTGGATCGCGTGGCCGCGCTTCTTCGACCATTCCCCGGTCAGCGCGCGCACGTCGCGCATGAACTGCGTGAGGATTTTGCACCCCTCCGCTTCTTCGCCGGGAGCGAAATGGTACCCGAAACGCATCCAATCCAGTTCCAGCCCGTCGGGGTCGTAGCGTTCGAGCAGTTCGCGGATGAAAGCCATATTGTGTTCGCGCACCGCGGGGACGCCGTAGTTGAGGGCGCGGTCGATCCAGCCTGAGCCGCCCGGCACGCGCCAGTATTCGGGGTGCTGGACCCAGAATGTGCTGTGCATGAAGTTCTTGGGGTCTGAGACGTCGTGCACGTCGTTCATGCGCATCGACAGCCACGGGGAGATGCCTTTTTCGCGGGACCGGGCGATCCATACGGCGTAGGGGTCGAGGCCGCGCTCGTCGAGCAGCTTCGCGTTGGCCGCCCAAGGACCGCCGAACCCCGGCTCCGGGGCATTCTGGCTGCCCTGGTCCCAGATGGCGTCGCGCACGGCGCTGCGGTAACTCGCGCGCATGGCGTTGGGATTCAAGAACAGGTGGCTGACCTTCGTGCTGGCATACTGGTCGACGAAGGCGCGAAGGCCTTCGATGGTCATATCGTCCGCGGTGCGGCTGCCGAAGAAATGGCTGTTGTCCTCGTTGATTACCAGGCCGCGCGGTTCCTGGGCCGTTGCCGAAAAGCTCACGCCTGACGCAACGGCAACAAGAAGCGCGATACTTCCTCGTGATACGTTCCACATGCTTCGTTTCCTTTCCTGGATGGATGCGGTTCACGCATGGAATAACGGAACCAGTATCTCCAGACCAGTGCGATCATAGCAAATGAAAAAGCGCCCTTGGCCTCTTTCAATCAACCCCCTGAAATCGGCCCGAGCCGGCCGAACGGGCTGGTCCGCCTGGTATGTTCAGCGCTTTGCTGTTGAGCACCGTTGTGAGACCAGGTCCGGCGGCCGTCGAGAATGTGACCGGCGGGGGCGCCGGGCCTACACGGGAAAAGGCCGCTTGGGCTCTCTTAGACTGGCCCGGTCAAATCAACGGTCCGGGCTACTCTCTCTCCTTCTCCTGCATGCGCGCGATTTGGTTCCGGTAGTGCTCGGCGAGGCCGGGGTACTCCTTGAGGGCGCTACGGCCGGCGTCTTTCAGGCGGTAGACGCCCCGGTCCACGCGCTCGAACCAATCGTAGACGTTGTTGTATAGGATGTCCCGTGTCTTGGGACCGGTACCCAGATTGCGCAACGCGGCGGGCGAACAGTCGCCGAGCGCTTCGAGGCCGCAGGCGATGTGTATGGCGTTCTCGCGGTAGGCGGTAACCAGTTTGCGTCCCGTGCTGCCGCCGCGGTTGAAGTCTCCGGAACGTCCCTCTACTTCACGCAGGAGCGCGCCCCGCCGCCGGGAGTCTCGTTTGCGGGCGAACGGCGTCGGATGGAATACGATCTGGAGCCGGGGCCGCCCTGCCGTGAAAGACACAAGAATAAGACCCAATTCCAAGCGGCGGAGAAGGTGGCGGAGCCTGCGCCAGTGTTTTCCGCGCAGAGGTTCGGCGGGACGCGGCAGGGCCACGTAGACCGCGTCGGCGACGCGCTGCCGATCGGCGGCCTGAGCCAACAGCGACACCGTGAAGCTCCGCTTGAGTTCGACGACGACCGTGTGCCCATCCCGGGTCCCGACGATGTCGCAATCATTGACTTCGCTGCGCACGGTATAACCCTGGGACTCGAGGAAGGCGGTCACGGGCCGCGCAAGCTCGGTTTCGTACCGGGGCCGGGTTGTTTTGTCTCGGGGCATCGCTTTGGCGTCTTTGTACAGCCTGTCGAGAGGCACGCTTCTC is a genomic window containing:
- a CDS encoding DUF2161 family putative PD-(D/E)XK-type phosphodiesterase, which codes for MPLDRLYKDAKAMPRDKTTRPRYETELARPVTAFLESQGYTVRSEVNDCDIVGTRDGHTVVVELKRSFTVSLLAQAADRQRVADAVYVALPRPAEPLRGKHWRRLRHLLRRLELGLILVSFTAGRPRLQIVFHPTPFARKRDSRRRGALLREVEGRSGDFNRGGSTGRKLVTAYRENAIHIACGLEALGDCSPAALRNLGTGPKTRDILYNNVYDWFERVDRGVYRLKDAGRSALKEYPGLAEHYRNQIARMQEKERE